One Labrus mixtus chromosome 12, fLabMix1.1, whole genome shotgun sequence DNA segment encodes these proteins:
- the armt1 gene encoding damage-control phosphatase ARMT1 has product MMAADRNLLGVPPSLSAEVVGSFAYLTVRDRLPTILTKVIDTIHRNKNKFFEEYGEEGIQAEKQTISLLSKMRNELQTDKPVLALTDCLQDTESWNQYLQRHQVEGDEESVSWFKSPWLYVECYMYRRIQEALWLNPPISDYDVFNEGKTQSFFESQQAVMALCTYLEEVKKNMEEISKNQLFEQFNKLLQVSLWGNKCDLSISAGQDNSQKTSPIDSLDSLQPLILVDDSNMVWSTLTSMQRPGQPEKITAGRVDIVLDNAGFELVTDLILADFLVSSGLVREVHFHGKSFPWFVSDVTAYDFQWTIRQTMAANHRWMSKSGVQWQRYVKEGVWSYHDHPFWTLPHEFCDMATDAPDLYATLKAADLVLFKGDLNYRKLTGDRDWDHTVSFDTALRGFGPAPLCSLRTLKANVQVGLQPGQGEKLTSQNPDWMTSGKYAVIQFGSPKDQI; this is encoded by the exons ATGATGGCGGCTGATAGAAATTTGCTCGGAGTTCCTCCTTCCCTGTCTGCCGAAGTGGTTGG gtcGTTTGCTTATTTGACAGTGAGAGACAGATTGCCAACTATCTTGACCAAAGTCATAGACACAATCCATCgcaacaaaaacaagttttttgaAGAATATGGAGAG GAGGGTATCCAGGCAGAGAAGCAAACAATATCTCTGCTGTCCAAGATGAGGAATGAGTTGCAGACAGATAAACCAGTGCTAGCCCTGACAGATTGTCTGCAAGACACAGAGTCTTGGAAccagtacctgcagagacaccagGTCGAGGGGGATGAAGAGTCTGTCAGCTGGTTTAAGTCTCCATGGCTTTATGTGGAGTGCTATATGTACCGCAGGATACAGGAGGCCCTCTGGCTTAA tcCTCCCATCAGTGACTATGATGTCTTCAATGAAGGGAAGACACAGAGTTTTTTTGAGTCACAACAGGCTGTGATGGCCTTATGTACATACTTGGAGGAAGTCAAAAAGAACATGGAGGAAATCTCAAAGAATCAGTTGTTTGAGCAATTTAACAAACTGCTACAG GTTTCTCTATGGGGGAACAAGTGTGATCTTTCCATCTCTGCTGGCCAAGACAACTCCCAGAAGACCAGTCCAATAGACTCCCTCGACAGCCTACAACCATTAATCTTAGTGGATGACTCCAACATGGTTTGGTCCACCCTTACATCCATGCAGAGGCCAGGACAGCCGGAGAAAATCACTGCAGGCAGAGTGGACATTGTTCTAGACAACGCTGGCTTTGAGTTGGTCACTGACTTGATTTTAGCAGATTTCCTGGTTTCCTCCGGGCTTGTCCGTGAAGTCCATTTTCACGGCAAATCTTTCCCGtggtttgtctctgatgtcacAGCTTACGATTTTCAATGGACTATCCGACAGACCATGGCAGCCAATCACAGGTGGATGTCTAAGAGCGGTGTCCAGTGGCAGAGGTATGTAAAGGAGGGCGTGTGGTCCTACCATGACCACCCTTTCTGGACACTGCCCCATGAGTTCTGTGACATGGCAACTGATGCTCCTGACCTGTATGCGACCCTGAAAGCAGCAGACCTCGTGTTGTTCAAGGGTGATCTCAATTACAGAAAGCTGACTGGGGACAGAGACTGGGATCACACTGTCAGTTTTGATACTGCCCTACGAGGTTTTGGGCCTGCTCCACTGTGTAGCCTGAGGACTCTTAAGGCCAATGTTCAGGTCGGTCTGCAGCCAGGCCAAGGGGAGAAGCTCACCTCCCAAAATCCAGATTGGATGACTAGCGGCAAGTATGCAGTCATTCAGTTCGGCAGCCCAAAGGATCAGATCTAA